From Oreochromis aureus strain Israel breed Guangdong linkage group 4, ZZ_aureus, whole genome shotgun sequence, a single genomic window includes:
- the yipf2 gene encoding protein YIPF2 isoform X1 — MASPNNLQFQEFEEAAELLSADPGASTLSMSGSNTPSTTASAGEDVKLDLSEDEEGQQESSELLGGQKPSGGFWTFEYYQSFFNVDTMQVLDRVKGSVMPQPGRNFIKYYLRSNPDLYGPFWICVTLVFSVAISGNLSTFLVERGNPAFHYRPQFHRVTIAAVVIFMYAWLVPIGLWGFLTWRQGAERQIGGYSFLETVCVYGYSLFIYIPTSVLWIIPYDWLRWTLILIAMVISGSVLVLTFWPVVRDDTKVTAVATVVTIVVLHTLLAVGCKLYFFQTAASTPTALPTSSTLHNHTTLAVKTN; from the exons ATGGCTAGTCCAAACAACCTACAGTTTCAAG AGTTTGAAGAAGCAGCAGAGCTGCTATCGGCAGACCCTGGAGCCTCCACACTCAGTATGTCAGGCTCAAACACCCCCAGCACAACAGCATCAGCAGGAGAAGATGTAAAGCTAGACCTATCTGAGGACGAGGAGGGTCAGCAAGAGAGTTCAGAG CTGTTAGGAGGGCAGAAACCAAGTGGTGGCTTCTGGACCTTTGAGTACTATCAGTCTTTCTTCAATGTGGACACAATGCAG GTGCTGGACAGAGTGAAGGGGTCAGTGATGCCACAGCCTGGAAGAAACTTCATCAAATACTACCTTAGGAGTAACCCAGATCTGTATG GTCCCTTCTGGATTTGTGTCACACTGGTGTTTTCTGTGGCGATCAGTGGGAACCTGTCCACCTTCCTTGTTGAGCGGGGAAACCCCGCCTTCCACTACAGACCACAGTTCCACAGAG TGACAATTGCTGCAGTAGTGATCTTTATGTATGCCTGGCTGGTGCCGATCGGGCTGTGGGGTTTTTTGACCTGGAGGCAAGGGGCCGAGAGGCAGATTGGAGGCTATTCTTTCCTGGAGACTGTGTGCGTCTACGGCTACTCGCTCTTTATCTATATCCCCACCTCT GTTTTGTGGATAATACCATATGACTGGCTGCGCTGGACGCTGATCCTAATCGCCATGGTGATCTCAGGCTCAGTCCTGGTCCTCACCTTCTGGCCCGTTGTCCGTGATGACACCAAGGTGACGGCGGTGGCTACAGTTGTGACCATAGTGGTTTTGCACACACTGCTGGCAGTTGGCTGTAAG CTCTACTTCTTTCAGACAGCAGCGTCCACACCAACAGCTCTTCCTACTAGTTCAACTCTCCACAATCACACAACGCTGGCTGTCAAAACCAACTGA
- the yipf2 gene encoding protein YIPF2 isoform X2, which yields MSGSNTPSTTASAGEDVKLDLSEDEEGQQESSELLGGQKPSGGFWTFEYYQSFFNVDTMQVLDRVKGSVMPQPGRNFIKYYLRSNPDLYGPFWICVTLVFSVAISGNLSTFLVERGNPAFHYRPQFHRVTIAAVVIFMYAWLVPIGLWGFLTWRQGAERQIGGYSFLETVCVYGYSLFIYIPTSVLWIIPYDWLRWTLILIAMVISGSVLVLTFWPVVRDDTKVTAVATVVTIVVLHTLLAVGCKLYFFQTAASTPTALPTSSTLHNHTTLAVKTN from the exons ATGTCAGGCTCAAACACCCCCAGCACAACAGCATCAGCAGGAGAAGATGTAAAGCTAGACCTATCTGAGGACGAGGAGGGTCAGCAAGAGAGTTCAGAG CTGTTAGGAGGGCAGAAACCAAGTGGTGGCTTCTGGACCTTTGAGTACTATCAGTCTTTCTTCAATGTGGACACAATGCAG GTGCTGGACAGAGTGAAGGGGTCAGTGATGCCACAGCCTGGAAGAAACTTCATCAAATACTACCTTAGGAGTAACCCAGATCTGTATG GTCCCTTCTGGATTTGTGTCACACTGGTGTTTTCTGTGGCGATCAGTGGGAACCTGTCCACCTTCCTTGTTGAGCGGGGAAACCCCGCCTTCCACTACAGACCACAGTTCCACAGAG TGACAATTGCTGCAGTAGTGATCTTTATGTATGCCTGGCTGGTGCCGATCGGGCTGTGGGGTTTTTTGACCTGGAGGCAAGGGGCCGAGAGGCAGATTGGAGGCTATTCTTTCCTGGAGACTGTGTGCGTCTACGGCTACTCGCTCTTTATCTATATCCCCACCTCT GTTTTGTGGATAATACCATATGACTGGCTGCGCTGGACGCTGATCCTAATCGCCATGGTGATCTCAGGCTCAGTCCTGGTCCTCACCTTCTGGCCCGTTGTCCGTGATGACACCAAGGTGACGGCGGTGGCTACAGTTGTGACCATAGTGGTTTTGCACACACTGCTGGCAGTTGGCTGTAAG CTCTACTTCTTTCAGACAGCAGCGTCCACACCAACAGCTCTTCCTACTAGTTCAACTCTCCACAATCACACAACGCTGGCTGTCAAAACCAACTGA
- the timm29 gene encoding mitochondrial import inner membrane translocase subunit Tim29: MASSRVARMMFSSVAEAAAPPGTASRWERLKNSKVGVWCRSLLSDYKEACREAVVGAWERPLRTSVYVTLLGGAWACFCTKPDRLSFDDALLKCSNQLGLLSPWIRSGISDVHVQSLVKLRNEGRLRHASLGLLSVVYYADYDPDAMLYEAQCSNLSVPWREIPQRVLDIGFAGNWWILDSKMKDYDVNEDEFKHLPAHMQVMSPPSVEEVERNEKLHRESWLPVSVKDKGDKN, encoded by the exons ATGGCCTCGTCTCGTGTAGCGAGGATGATGTTCAGCTCTGTGGCGGAAGCAGCGGCGCCTCCTGGCACAGCGAGCCGCTGGGAGCGGCTGAAAAACAGCAAAGTAG GTGTGTGGTGTCGCAGCCTGCTCTCTGACTACAAAGAAGCGTGCAGAGAGGCGGTAGTTGGCGCCTGGGAGAGGCCACTCCGAACATCAGTGTATGTGACGCTGTTGGGCGGTGCCTGGGCCTGCTTCTGCACCAAACCTGACCGCTTGTCCTTCGACGACGCCCTGCTGAAATGTTCCAACCAGCTGGGACTGCTGTCCCCTTGGATCCGCAGCGGCATCTCTGATGTCCATGTACAGAGTCTGGTGAAGCTCCGTAACGAGGGCCGCCTCCGCCATGCCAGCCTGGGTCTTCTGTCTGTGGTGTACTACGCTGACTACGACCCAGACGCCATGCTGTACGAAGCCCAGTGCTCTAACTTGTCAGTACCTTGGAGGGAGATCCCTCAGCGGGTGTTGGACATTGGCTTTGCTGGCAACTGGTGGATCCTGGACTCAAAGATGAAGGACTATGACGTGAACGAGGATGAATTCAAGCATTTGCCAGCGCACATGCAGGTAATGTCACCACCCAGCGTCGAGGAGGTGGAAAGGAATGAGAAGTTGCACAGAGAGTCGTGGTTACCAGTGAGCGTGAAGGACAAGGGAGACAAAAACTAA